One genomic window of Candidatus Rokuibacteriota bacterium includes the following:
- a CDS encoding DUF5615 family PIN-like protein, giving the protein MKLLLDENLSPRLVQALEPEYPGTTHIRTLGLRGATDEAIWEQARHEGFAIVSKDNDFRQLSFLYGAPPKVIWLSVGNAGTESILRFLRTQRRQIQAFEADTEASLLVLTLAETAV; this is encoded by the coding sequence GTGAAGCTCCTTCTCGATGAGAACCTGAGCCCCAGGCTCGTCCAAGCTCTCGAACCGGAGTATCCGGGAACTACCCATATCCGCACGCTCGGCCTGCGGGGTGCGACAGACGAGGCGATCTGGGAACAGGCCCGGCACGAGGGTTTTGCCATCGTCTCAAAAGACAACGACTTTCGACAGCTCAGTTTCCTCTACGGCGCTCCGCCCAAGGTCATCTGGCTGTCGGTTGGCAACGCCGGCACGGAATCCATCCTTCGCTTCCTGCGAACTCAGCGCAGACAGATCCAAGCGTTTGAGGCTGACACGGAGGCGTCCCTCCTCGTTCTTACGTTGGCTGAGACTGCGGTCTAA